In Streptomyces sp. NBC_01408, one DNA window encodes the following:
- a CDS encoding biotin carboxylase N-terminal domain-containing protein: MTQSITSLLVANRGEIAVRIFRTARALGLDTVAVHSDPDADALHVAAADAAVRLPGAAPADTYLRGDLIIKAALAAGAEAVHPGYGFLSENAGFAREVQAAGLTWIGPPPEAIEAMASKTRAKELMRAAGVPLLEPVDPAAATAADLPLLLKAAAGGGGRGMRVVRDLDALKEALEGAVAEARSAFGDGEVFAEPYVERARHVEVQILADAHGTVWALGTRDCSLQRRHQKVIEEAPAPGLPQALRESLHSAAVAAARAVSYRGAGTVEFLVTADGRPCFLEMNTRLQVEHPVTEAVFGLDLVALQLRVAEGAALPPSPPEPHGHAVEARLYAEDPARDWRPQAGVLHTLDIPGTVRVDTGFTGGDSVGIHYDPMLAKVVAHAPTRAEAVRILAHALAGARIHGLTTNRELLVRSLRHPEFTAGQLDTGFYERHLATLTGGAPDATLAALAAALADAAPAPDAPLAARLGGWRNLRSQPQTRRYTAAGGATTEAAEATEATEYTVQYHPVDHPGVRVLAAAPDLVTLEVDGIRRLFHVKHNSNTSEVYVDSVLGAHTLVPVPRFADPQDRTEPGSLLAPMPGTVIRVAEGLAPGSPVTAGQPLLWLEAMKMEHRILAPASGTLTALHAATGQQVEFGALLAVVQEEPHA; this comes from the coding sequence ATGACCCAGTCGATCACCTCCCTGCTCGTCGCCAACCGCGGTGAGATCGCCGTACGGATCTTCCGCACGGCCCGCGCACTCGGCCTGGACACCGTCGCCGTCCACTCCGACCCGGACGCCGACGCCCTCCACGTCGCCGCCGCCGACGCGGCCGTGCGCCTCCCCGGCGCGGCCCCCGCCGACACCTACCTGCGCGGCGACCTGATCATCAAGGCCGCCCTCGCCGCCGGGGCCGAAGCCGTCCACCCCGGCTACGGCTTCCTCTCCGAGAACGCCGGCTTCGCCCGCGAGGTCCAGGCCGCCGGCCTGACCTGGATCGGCCCGCCCCCCGAGGCCATCGAGGCCATGGCCTCCAAGACCCGCGCCAAAGAGCTGATGCGCGCCGCCGGGGTACCCCTCCTGGAACCCGTGGACCCGGCCGCCGCCACCGCCGCCGACCTGCCGCTCCTCCTCAAGGCCGCCGCGGGCGGCGGCGGGCGCGGGATGCGCGTCGTCCGCGACCTCGACGCCCTCAAGGAGGCCCTCGAAGGAGCCGTCGCCGAAGCCCGCTCCGCCTTCGGCGACGGCGAGGTCTTCGCCGAGCCCTACGTGGAGCGCGCCCGCCACGTGGAAGTGCAGATCCTCGCCGACGCCCACGGCACCGTCTGGGCCCTCGGCACCCGCGACTGCTCCCTCCAGCGCCGCCACCAGAAGGTCATCGAGGAGGCCCCCGCGCCCGGCCTGCCGCAAGCCCTGCGCGAGAGCCTCCACTCCGCCGCCGTCGCCGCCGCCCGCGCCGTCTCCTACCGGGGTGCGGGCACCGTCGAGTTCCTCGTCACCGCCGACGGCCGCCCCTGCTTCCTGGAGATGAACACCCGCCTCCAGGTCGAACACCCCGTCACCGAAGCCGTCTTCGGCCTCGACCTCGTCGCCCTCCAGCTGCGCGTCGCCGAAGGCGCGGCCCTGCCGCCGTCGCCCCCGGAGCCCCACGGCCACGCCGTCGAGGCCCGCCTCTACGCCGAGGACCCCGCACGGGACTGGCGTCCGCAGGCCGGCGTCCTGCACACCCTCGACATCCCAGGCACGGTCCGCGTGGACACCGGCTTCACCGGCGGGGACAGCGTCGGCATCCACTACGACCCGATGCTCGCCAAGGTCGTCGCCCACGCCCCGACCCGCGCCGAGGCCGTCCGGATCCTCGCCCACGCCCTGGCCGGAGCCCGGATCCACGGGCTCACCACCAACCGCGAGCTCCTCGTGCGGTCCCTGCGCCACCCGGAGTTCACCGCCGGGCAGCTCGACACCGGCTTCTACGAGCGCCACCTCGCCACCCTCACCGGGGGCGCGCCCGACGCCACCCTGGCCGCCCTCGCCGCCGCCCTGGCCGACGCGGCCCCCGCCCCGGACGCCCCGCTCGCCGCCCGCCTCGGCGGCTGGCGCAACCTCCGCTCCCAGCCGCAGACCCGCCGCTACACGGCGGCAGGCGGAGCGACCACCGAGGCCGCCGAGGCCACCGAGGCCACCGAGTACACGGTCCAGTACCACCCGGTGGACCACCCGGGCGTCCGCGTCCTGGCCGCCGCACCCGACCTCGTCACGCTCGAAGTCGACGGAATCCGCCGCCTGTTCCACGTGAAACATAATTCGAACACGTCAGAGGTCTACGTCGACTCCGTACTCGGCGCCCACACCCTCGTCCCCGTCCCCCGGTTCGCGGACCCCCAGGACCGCACCGAACCGGGCTCCCTGCTCGCCCCCATGCCCGGCACCGTCATCCGCGTCGCCGAGGGCCTCGCCCCCGGCAGCCCCGTCACCGCCGGGCAGCCCCTGCTGTGGCTGGAGGCGATGAAGATGGAACACCGCATCCTCGCGCCCGCCTCCGGCACGCTCACCGCGCTCCACGCCGCCACCGGCCAACAGGTCGAGTTCGGCGCCCTGCTCGCCGTAGTCCAGGAGGAACCGCACGCATGA
- a CDS encoding acyl-CoA carboxylase subunit beta, which produces MTRLGTTVDPRSPEHAKARSAALERLAALDAEHAKALDGGGEKYTARHRGRGKLLARERIELLLDPDTPFLELSPLAAWGSDYPVGASMVTGIGTVEGVECLVTANDPTVRGGASNPWTLKKALRANEIARQNRLPCISLVESGGADLPSQKEIFIPGGAIFRDLTRLSADGIPTVAVVFGNSTAGGAYVPGMSDHTIMIKDRSKVFLGGPPLVKMATGEESDDESLGGADMHARTSGLADYYALDEHDAIRQARRVVARLNHRKPYADPPKAQEPLHDPEELLGIVPADLKTPFDPREVIARIVDASDFDEFKPLYGTSLVTGWATLHGYPVGILANAQGVLFSAESQKAAQFIQLANQRDIPLLFLHNTTGYMVGKEYEQGGIIKHGSMMINAVSNSRVPHLSVLIGASYGAGHYGMCGRAYEPRFLFAWPSAKSAVMGPQQLAGVLSIVSRQSAAAKGLPYDEEQDAGMRAFVEAQIESESLPMFLSGRLYDDGVIDPRDTRTVLGLCLSAVHNAPVEGARGGFGVFRM; this is translated from the coding sequence ATGACCCGCCTCGGCACCACCGTCGACCCCCGCAGCCCCGAGCACGCGAAGGCCCGTAGCGCCGCCCTGGAACGCCTGGCCGCACTCGACGCCGAACACGCCAAGGCCCTGGACGGCGGCGGCGAGAAGTACACCGCCCGGCACCGCGGGCGCGGCAAGCTCCTGGCCCGCGAACGCATCGAGCTGCTCCTCGACCCGGACACCCCCTTCCTGGAGCTGTCCCCGCTCGCCGCCTGGGGCAGCGACTACCCCGTCGGCGCGTCCATGGTCACCGGCATCGGCACCGTCGAGGGCGTCGAGTGCCTGGTCACCGCCAACGACCCGACCGTGCGCGGCGGGGCCAGCAACCCCTGGACCCTGAAGAAGGCCCTGCGGGCCAACGAGATCGCCCGGCAGAACCGGCTGCCCTGCATCAGCCTCGTCGAGTCCGGCGGCGCGGACCTCCCGTCGCAGAAGGAGATCTTCATCCCGGGCGGGGCGATCTTCCGCGACCTGACCCGGCTGTCGGCCGACGGCATCCCGACCGTCGCCGTCGTCTTCGGCAACTCCACCGCCGGAGGCGCGTACGTCCCCGGCATGTCCGACCACACGATCATGATCAAGGACCGTTCCAAGGTGTTCCTCGGCGGCCCGCCCCTGGTCAAGATGGCCACCGGCGAGGAGAGTGACGACGAATCCCTCGGCGGCGCCGACATGCACGCCCGCACCTCCGGCCTCGCCGACTACTACGCCCTCGACGAGCACGACGCGATCCGCCAGGCCCGCCGCGTCGTCGCCCGCCTCAACCACCGCAAGCCGTACGCGGACCCGCCGAAGGCCCAGGAGCCCCTCCACGATCCCGAGGAGCTCCTCGGGATCGTCCCGGCCGACCTGAAGACGCCCTTCGACCCCCGCGAGGTCATCGCCCGGATCGTCGACGCCTCCGACTTCGACGAGTTCAAGCCCCTGTACGGCACCAGCCTGGTCACCGGCTGGGCCACCCTCCACGGCTACCCGGTGGGGATCCTCGCCAACGCGCAGGGCGTGCTCTTCAGCGCCGAGTCGCAGAAGGCCGCCCAGTTCATCCAGCTCGCCAACCAGCGCGACATCCCGCTCCTCTTCCTTCACAACACCACCGGCTACATGGTCGGCAAGGAGTACGAGCAGGGCGGCATCATCAAGCACGGCTCGATGATGATCAACGCGGTCTCGAACTCCCGCGTCCCCCACCTCTCCGTGCTGATCGGGGCCTCCTACGGCGCCGGCCACTACGGCATGTGCGGCCGCGCCTACGAGCCCCGCTTCCTCTTCGCCTGGCCCAGCGCCAAATCGGCCGTCATGGGCCCGCAACAGCTCGCCGGGGTGCTCTCCATCGTGTCCCGGCAGTCCGCCGCCGCGAAGGGGCTCCCGTACGACGAGGAACAGGACGCCGGGATGCGGGCCTTCGTCGAGGCCCAGATCGAGTCCGAGTCCCTGCCGATGTTCCTGTCCGGGCGGCTGTACGACGACGGGGTCATCGACCCCCGCGACACCCGCACCGTCCTCGGCCTGTGCCTGTCGGCCGTCCACAACGCCCCCGTCGAGGGCGCCCGTGGCGGCTTCGGCGTCTTCCGGATGTGA
- a CDS encoding acyl-CoA dehydrogenase family protein translates to MSPVTETQEHQALRKAVTALGQKYGREYLARVAREGGHPDELWADAAKLGYLGVNLPQEYGGGGGGIAELSIVLEELGAAGCPLLMMVVSPAICGTVISRFGTEGQKQAWLPGLADGSRTMAFGITEPDAGSNSHRITTTARRDGDDWILTGRKVFISGVDIADATLVVGRTEDARSGRLKPCLFIVPREAPGFTRTVIDMELQAAEKQFELVLDEVRLPADALVGDEDAGLLQLFAGLNPERIMTAAFAIGMGRYALAKAVDYARTRQVWKDPIGAHQAVAHPLAQAHIELELARLMMQKAAALYDAGDDMGAGEAANMAKYAAGEACVRAVDQSVHTLGGNGLTREYGLASLITASRVARIAPVSREMILNFVSHQTLGLPKSY, encoded by the coding sequence ATGAGCCCCGTCACGGAAACCCAGGAACACCAGGCCCTGCGCAAGGCCGTCACCGCGCTCGGGCAGAAGTACGGCCGCGAGTACCTGGCCCGCGTCGCCCGCGAAGGCGGCCACCCGGACGAGCTGTGGGCGGACGCCGCCAAGCTCGGATACCTCGGGGTCAACCTGCCGCAGGAGTACGGCGGCGGAGGCGGCGGCATCGCCGAACTCTCCATCGTCCTGGAGGAGCTCGGGGCCGCGGGCTGCCCCCTCCTGATGATGGTCGTCTCACCCGCCATCTGCGGCACGGTCATCTCCCGCTTCGGCACCGAGGGCCAGAAGCAGGCCTGGCTCCCCGGCCTCGCCGACGGCAGCCGCACCATGGCCTTCGGCATCACCGAACCCGACGCCGGATCCAACTCCCACCGCATCACCACCACCGCCCGCCGCGACGGCGACGACTGGATCCTCACCGGCCGCAAGGTCTTCATCTCCGGCGTCGACATCGCCGACGCCACCCTCGTCGTCGGCCGCACCGAGGACGCCCGGTCCGGCCGCCTCAAGCCCTGCCTGTTCATCGTCCCGCGCGAGGCGCCGGGCTTCACCCGCACCGTCATCGACATGGAACTCCAGGCCGCGGAGAAGCAGTTCGAGCTGGTCCTGGACGAGGTACGGCTGCCCGCCGACGCCCTCGTCGGCGACGAGGACGCGGGCCTGCTCCAGCTCTTCGCCGGACTCAACCCCGAGCGCATCATGACGGCCGCCTTCGCGATCGGCATGGGCCGCTACGCCCTCGCCAAGGCCGTCGACTACGCCAGGACCCGCCAGGTCTGGAAGGACCCCATCGGCGCGCACCAGGCCGTGGCCCACCCGCTCGCCCAGGCCCACATCGAGCTGGAACTGGCCCGCCTGATGATGCAGAAGGCCGCTGCGCTCTACGATGCGGGCGACGACATGGGCGCGGGCGAGGCCGCGAACATGGCCAAGTACGCCGCCGGCGAGGCCTGCGTCAGGGCCGTGGACCAGTCGGTCCACACCCTCGGCGGCAACGGCCTCACCCGCGAATACGGCCTGGCCTCCCTCATCACCGCCTCTCGCGTGGCCCGCATCGCCCCGGTCAGCCGCGAGATGATCCTCAACTTCGTCTCCCACCAGACCTTGGGCCTGCCCAAGTCCTACTGA